In Saccharothrix syringae, the following are encoded in one genomic region:
- a CDS encoding MarR family winged helix-turn-helix transcriptional regulator, whose product MSTEPSTSADPHEVLGYLLKHATLKLTALTDAALGPLGIDSKDFGALRVLAHREPTSQLQVAQTLGIDRTTMVALLDVLERKGIVTRRPDPADRRRNVVELTEQGMRTYDAARVAYGKAESAFLAALSPNATSQFRRTLRTLLEN is encoded by the coding sequence GTGTCCACCGAGCCGAGCACCAGCGCCGACCCGCACGAGGTCCTGGGGTACCTCCTCAAGCACGCGACCCTGAAGCTCACGGCGTTGACGGACGCGGCGCTCGGACCGCTGGGGATCGACAGCAAGGACTTCGGGGCGCTCCGGGTCCTGGCCCACCGGGAACCGACGTCGCAGCTGCAGGTGGCGCAGACGCTCGGCATCGACCGCACCACGATGGTGGCGTTGCTGGACGTGCTAGAGCGCAAGGGCATCGTCACGCGGCGACCGGACCCCGCGGACCGGCGCAGGAACGTCGTCGAGCTCACCGAACAGGGGATGCGGACCTACGACGCGGCGCGGGTGGCGTACGGGAAGGCCGAGAGCGCGTTCCTGGCCGCGCTCAGTCCGAATGCGACGAGTCAGTTTCGCCGGACGCTGCGCACCCTCCTGGAGAACTGA
- a CDS encoding NAD-dependent epimerase/dehydratase family protein produces MILVTGGLGFIGSHTVRALTDAGEECVLLQRRTPQIPPHLADLPVHVAQADVADLDALLAVGRQYPITGIVHLAVALPWPVTDTDSVEATAGALDAFLNIVRAARTWGVRRVVTASTIGVYGFATEGALTEDVPIPLGHSHAIPTFKKITELLAGHLSDVTDVDIVNARISGTWGPGGHLPDPFFAAPSLAHAAARRGEPDLSGLIAPPHAEDALDLLYVKDTGRALALLQLADKLNHSTYNVASGRATSNTDVVTAINSVEPDFRCELPSAGDRPVSWLDITRLREDTGFEPRYDTAAAAADYIAWLRAGNQR; encoded by the coding sequence ATGATCCTCGTCACCGGAGGGCTCGGCTTCATCGGCTCCCACACCGTCCGCGCCCTCACCGACGCCGGCGAGGAGTGCGTCCTGCTCCAGCGCCGCACCCCGCAGATCCCCCCGCACCTGGCCGACCTGCCCGTCCACGTCGCCCAGGCCGACGTCGCCGACCTCGACGCCCTGCTCGCCGTGGGCCGGCAGTACCCGATCACCGGGATCGTGCACCTCGCCGTCGCCCTGCCGTGGCCGGTGACCGACACCGACTCGGTCGAGGCCACCGCGGGAGCGCTGGACGCGTTCCTCAACATCGTCCGCGCCGCGCGGACCTGGGGTGTGCGCCGTGTCGTGACCGCGAGCACCATCGGCGTCTACGGCTTCGCCACCGAAGGCGCGCTGACCGAGGACGTGCCGATCCCCCTGGGGCACTCCCACGCCATCCCGACGTTCAAGAAGATCACCGAACTCCTCGCCGGCCACCTCTCGGACGTGACCGACGTGGACATCGTCAACGCGCGCATCTCCGGCACCTGGGGTCCCGGCGGCCACCTGCCCGACCCGTTCTTCGCCGCCCCCTCCCTGGCCCACGCCGCGGCCCGGCGCGGCGAACCCGACCTGTCCGGGCTCATCGCACCGCCGCACGCCGAAGACGCCCTCGACCTGCTCTACGTCAAGGACACCGGTCGCGCGCTCGCGCTGCTGCAACTCGCCGACAAGCTGAACCACTCCACGTACAACGTCGCCTCCGGCCGTGCCACCAGCAACACCGACGTCGTCACCGCGATCAACTCCGTCGAGCCCGACTTCCGGTGCGAACTCCCCTCGGCCGGGGACCGCCCGGTGAGCTGGCTCGACATCACGCGCCTGCGCGAGGACACCGGGTTCGAGCCCCGGTACGACACCGCCGCGGCCGCCGCCGACTACATCGCCTGGCTGCGCGCGGGGAACCAGCGGTAA
- a CDS encoding MerR family transcriptional regulator produces the protein MTEVLLRIGELAAKAGVSPRTVDYYTNLGLISPAKRTAGNYRLYHPTDVDRIHLVQRLEVQGVPLEEISTALTTRQADVTAILDLINTDLRTLQAAAENASPEVHGLLAAIAARVHSLITVALQIPPDLLVP, from the coding sequence GTGACCGAGGTCCTGCTCAGGATCGGCGAACTGGCCGCCAAGGCCGGGGTCAGCCCCCGCACCGTCGACTACTACACCAACCTCGGCCTGATCTCCCCGGCCAAGCGCACCGCGGGCAACTACCGCCTCTACCACCCCACCGACGTCGACCGCATCCACCTCGTACAACGCCTGGAGGTCCAGGGTGTTCCCCTGGAGGAGATCTCCACCGCGCTGACCACCCGGCAGGCCGACGTCACGGCCATCCTCGACCTGATCAACACCGACCTGCGCACCCTCCAGGCCGCGGCCGAGAACGCCTCCCCCGAGGTCCACGGCCTGCTCGCCGCGATCGCCGCCCGCGTCCACTCGCTGATCACCGTCGCCCTCCAGATCCCCCCGGACCTGCTCGTCCCCTGA
- a CDS encoding hemolysin family protein yields the protein MLILFGLLAIVALTAATGYFVAQEFAYMAVDRGRLTQMAEAGDKSAERALRVTQRLSFMLSGAQFGITVTALLVGYVAEPLLGSGLTGLVGLTGLPEAVTVSLSMVVALVFATAVQMVLGELFPKNLAIAKPEALATALASSTLVYLKVAGPVIRLFDAAANRLLRAVGIEPVEELPQGATPEDLKQIIGDAGEQGHLDPELSRLLDRGLGFRELVAEQAMTPRVSVHTVRADEPVSRVAELLDTGHSRFPVTGEDLDDLRGVVGLAEVLTVAPEQRATTAIGGIASPALVLPATLPLPAVLERLRAEHRQLACVVDEFGGFAGVVSLEDLAEELVGEIHDEDDLVEDVIEEVGDGVWRVPGRMRVDEIAEATGVELPVHDSYDTVSGLVLHRLGRTALVDDEVTVDGVSIRVTEVARNVPARVVIGAPVRQREEVR from the coding sequence GTGTTGATCCTCTTCGGTTTGCTGGCGATCGTGGCCCTCACCGCGGCCACCGGGTACTTCGTGGCCCAGGAATTCGCCTACATGGCGGTGGACCGGGGCCGGTTGACGCAGATGGCCGAGGCGGGCGACAAGTCCGCCGAGCGGGCCCTGCGGGTCACCCAGCGGCTGTCGTTCATGCTCTCCGGCGCCCAGTTCGGCATCACGGTGACCGCGCTGCTGGTGGGCTACGTGGCCGAGCCGCTGCTCGGCTCCGGCCTGACCGGCCTGGTGGGGTTGACCGGCCTGCCCGAGGCGGTCACGGTGTCGCTGTCCATGGTCGTGGCGCTGGTGTTCGCCACCGCGGTGCAGATGGTGCTGGGCGAGCTGTTCCCGAAGAACCTGGCCATCGCCAAGCCCGAGGCCCTGGCCACGGCCCTGGCCTCCTCGACCCTGGTCTACCTGAAGGTCGCGGGTCCGGTGATCCGGCTGTTCGACGCCGCGGCCAACCGGCTGCTGCGCGCGGTCGGCATCGAGCCGGTGGAGGAGCTGCCGCAGGGCGCCACCCCGGAGGACCTCAAGCAGATCATCGGCGACGCCGGCGAGCAGGGTCACCTGGACCCGGAGCTGTCTCGGCTGCTGGACCGGGGCCTGGGGTTCCGCGAGCTGGTGGCCGAGCAGGCGATGACGCCGCGCGTGTCGGTGCACACCGTGCGCGCCGACGAGCCCGTCTCGCGGGTGGCGGAACTGCTGGACACCGGCCACTCCCGCTTCCCGGTCACCGGCGAGGACCTGGACGACCTGCGCGGTGTGGTCGGGTTGGCCGAGGTGCTGACCGTGGCGCCCGAGCAGCGCGCCACCACCGCGATCGGCGGGATCGCCTCGCCCGCGCTGGTGCTCCCGGCGACGCTGCCGCTGCCCGCCGTGCTGGAACGGCTGCGCGCCGAGCACCGGCAGCTGGCCTGCGTGGTCGACGAGTTCGGCGGGTTCGCCGGGGTGGTGTCGCTGGAGGACCTGGCCGAGGAGCTGGTGGGCGAGATCCACGACGAGGACGACCTGGTCGAGGACGTGATCGAGGAGGTCGGGGACGGGGTGTGGCGGGTGCCGGGCCGGATGCGCGTGGACGAGATCGCCGAGGCGACCGGTGTGGAGCTGCCCGTCCACGACAGCTACGACACCGTCTCCGGGCTCGTGCTGCACCGGTTGGGCCGCACCGCCCTCGTGGACGACGAGGTCACCGTCGACGGCGTGTCGATCAGGGTCACCGAAGTCGCCCGCAACGTCCCGGCCCGCGTCGTGATCGGCGCGCCGGTCAGGCAGCGGGAGGAGGTCCGATGA
- a CDS encoding hemolysin family protein, translated as MSTTWALLVSLFLLVFNAFFVAAEFALIAAKRHRLEQEAETSRAARAAVAGVRELSVMLAGAQLGITLCTLGLGALAKPAVADLLDPLLGAWLPDAAAYAIAFAISLVLVVFLHMVVGEMAPKSWAITHPERSAKLLAIPFRGFARTVRWVLTGLNGLTNALLRALKVTPQDELAQAHRPDDLRMLVRQSGEHGLIPEGQQRLLTRMLQVQNTTLAQVMVPVDRAVSVTEHTRARAIERRSRESGRSRFPVVDTHGRFVGLVHIRDAVRDAADGVDRTARELMTPPLTLPATLPVAQAVTAMRADRAQLALVADADRVVGIAALEDLLEELIGDFEDETDPLLRAT; from the coding sequence ATGAGCACCACCTGGGCACTGCTCGTCTCGCTGTTCTTGCTGGTGTTCAACGCCTTCTTCGTCGCCGCCGAGTTCGCGCTGATCGCCGCCAAGCGGCACCGGCTGGAGCAGGAAGCGGAGACCAGCCGCGCGGCCCGTGCCGCCGTGGCCGGTGTCCGCGAGCTGTCGGTGATGCTCGCGGGCGCGCAGTTGGGCATCACGCTGTGCACGCTGGGGCTGGGCGCGCTGGCCAAGCCCGCCGTGGCGGACCTGCTCGACCCGCTGCTGGGCGCCTGGCTGCCCGACGCGGCGGCCTACGCGATCGCCTTCGCCATCAGCCTGGTGCTGGTGGTCTTCCTGCACATGGTCGTGGGGGAGATGGCGCCCAAGTCGTGGGCCATCACCCACCCCGAGCGGTCGGCGAAGCTGCTGGCCATCCCGTTCCGGGGCTTCGCCCGCACCGTCCGCTGGGTGCTCACCGGGCTCAACGGCCTGACCAACGCGCTGCTGCGCGCGTTGAAGGTGACCCCGCAGGACGAGCTGGCCCAGGCCCACCGCCCCGACGACCTGCGGATGCTGGTGCGCCAGTCCGGCGAGCACGGCCTGATCCCCGAGGGCCAGCAGCGCCTGCTGACCCGGATGCTCCAGGTGCAGAACACCACCCTGGCCCAGGTCATGGTGCCCGTCGACCGGGCCGTCAGCGTCACCGAGCACACCCGTGCGCGGGCGATCGAGCGCCGCAGCCGCGAGTCCGGCCGCTCCCGCTTCCCGGTCGTGGACACCCACGGCCGCTTCGTCGGCCTGGTCCACATCCGCGACGCCGTCCGCGACGCCGCGGACGGGGTGGACAGGACCGCCCGGGAGCTGATGACCCCGCCGCTGACGCTGCCGGCGACGCTGCCGGTCGCGCAGGCGGTGACCGCCATGCGTGCCGACCGGGCGCAGCTGGCCCTGGTGGCCGACGCCGACCGGGTGGTGGGCATCGCCGCGCTGGAGGACCTGCTGGAAGAGCTGATCGGCGACTTCGAGGACGAGACCGACCCCCTGCTGCGCGCCACCTGA
- a CDS encoding sporulation protein, translating to MFKRMLSAFGVGGPSVDTVLDTPHAQPGQVITGQVRIQGGSNDAHIDQILLSLVTRVEVEHGDHEFNGVSEFLRASVAQGVRVAAGQPVTVPFQLPIPWETPITAVGGQPLPGMTVGVRTELVISGAPDKGDLDPVLVGPLPSQDRVLQAFGQLGFQFRSADVEAGRIHGVNQELGFYQEIEFYPPPQFAGAVNQVELTFVTNPHELVVVLEADKRGGLFSSGSDAFGRFHTTHHDALGTDWAGAINQWLAQVAQRGGHAAYGQPGYGHHGYDQHGYGHHGHHRGPGMGGVVAGAAAGVVGGMILGEAMEEVFEDDGGEAFGFDE from the coding sequence ATGTTCAAACGGATGCTCAGCGCGTTCGGCGTCGGCGGCCCGTCCGTCGACACCGTCCTGGACACCCCGCACGCCCAGCCCGGCCAGGTCATCACCGGCCAGGTCCGCATCCAGGGCGGCAGCAACGACGCCCACATCGACCAGATCCTGCTGTCCCTGGTCACCCGCGTCGAGGTCGAGCACGGCGACCACGAGTTCAACGGCGTCTCGGAGTTCCTGCGCGCCTCCGTGGCCCAGGGCGTGCGCGTGGCGGCCGGGCAACCGGTCACCGTGCCCTTCCAGCTGCCCATCCCCTGGGAGACCCCGATCACCGCGGTCGGCGGGCAGCCGCTGCCCGGCATGACCGTGGGCGTGCGCACCGAACTGGTCATCTCCGGCGCCCCCGACAAGGGCGACCTGGACCCCGTCCTGGTCGGCCCGCTGCCCTCCCAGGACCGCGTGCTCCAGGCGTTCGGCCAGCTCGGCTTCCAGTTCCGCAGCGCCGACGTGGAGGCTGGGCGCATCCACGGCGTCAACCAGGAGCTGGGCTTCTACCAGGAGATCGAGTTCTACCCGCCGCCGCAGTTCGCCGGCGCGGTCAACCAGGTCGAGCTGACCTTCGTGACCAACCCGCACGAACTGGTCGTCGTCCTGGAGGCCGACAAGCGCGGCGGCCTGTTCTCCTCCGGCTCCGACGCCTTCGGCCGCTTCCACACCACCCACCACGACGCGCTGGGCACCGACTGGGCGGGCGCGATCAACCAGTGGCTGGCCCAGGTCGCCCAGCGCGGCGGCCACGCCGCCTACGGCCAGCCCGGCTACGGGCACCACGGCTACGACCAGCACGGCTACGGCCACCACGGCCACCACCGCGGCCCGGGCATGGGCGGCGTCGTCGCCGGCGCGGCGGCCGGCGTGGTCGGCGGCATGATCCTCGGCGAGGCGATGGAAGAGGTCTTCGAGGACGACGGCGGCGAGGCGTTCGGCTTCGACGAGTGA
- a CDS encoding GlsB/YeaQ/YmgE family stress response membrane protein, with translation MEVSGFFSALFVGLIIGALGRLVLPGKQHIPIWLTIVVGVVAAVVGTFVATALGVDDTRGFDWIEIAIQVGLAAGGVALVTGFYGRRSMH, from the coding sequence GTGGAGGTTTCCGGCTTTTTCAGTGCCCTGTTCGTGGGACTGATCATCGGCGCGCTGGGCAGGCTGGTGCTGCCCGGCAAGCAGCACATCCCGATCTGGCTCACCATCGTCGTCGGCGTCGTGGCCGCGGTCGTGGGCACCTTCGTCGCCACCGCGCTCGGCGTGGACGACACCCGCGGCTTCGACTGGATCGAGATCGCCATCCAGGTCGGTCTCGCCGCGGGCGGGGTGGCACTCGTGACCGGCTTCTACGGTCGCAGGTCCATGCACTGA
- a CDS encoding putative bifunctional diguanylate cyclase/phosphodiesterase, protein MTGAGVRRVRRWTAVFAWIGGVVFAVQLAAAGGAVGAVVAGVVAGVLGTWVLRPGHDGVGLVLAEVAAITAGVLVLPGPQPVLGFLFGATVRRALVDGADRFPAKATCAVAGYLVGIGASVALGPGPTATELVPALLPLVGLVVGSASLYETTRAVHLAEATLRRLDEATRTTAAVVRASPVGLVLLDGDGRPELFNDRAADLLGWDGTGAVPCPHGPDITRCGDGCRGKAGEPVEVRLDRADTAASLTLHPVDLDPGTRSGRLLVAVADSTARQVREDVLRERADHDELTGLVGRRRFLELVDRALAADQGPVGLLLVDLDRFKEVNDLEGHRAGDRRLVAAARRLRAATGADGVVARLGGDEFAVLTTARDDRSRLAERLLTALATPSADPADSHVIRASIGVAVSHGGGTTSTDLLHDADIAMYVAKREGGGRVRLFEPAMGEEVLVKQKDKVDLRDALTRRQLVLHYQPIIDAASGRASHAEALVRWAHPTRGLLGPDKFIGLAEETGLIVPLGVHVLRTACLRAVRWRRDGRRLGVAVNVSPGQLSGEVFPREVAELLSATGLAPADLTVEVTEAVWADETAMRVLMAVRELGVRIALDDFGTGYSSLSYLRRYPFDLVKIDKSFTAGLGGDPRNEGVVRCIIGLAAVLGARTVAEGVETEAQADWLRREGCDYLQGYLFGRPDLLENWRPELLADPVPLPHS, encoded by the coding sequence ATGACGGGTGCTGGTGTGCGGCGGGTGCGGCGCTGGACCGCCGTCTTCGCCTGGATCGGTGGCGTCGTCTTCGCGGTCCAGCTCGCCGCGGCCGGCGGGGCGGTCGGCGCGGTGGTCGCCGGTGTGGTGGCGGGGGTGTTGGGCACGTGGGTCCTGCGGCCCGGCCACGACGGCGTGGGCCTCGTGCTCGCGGAGGTCGCGGCGATCACCGCGGGCGTCCTGGTGCTGCCCGGTCCCCAGCCGGTGCTCGGGTTCCTGTTCGGCGCGACGGTCCGCAGGGCGCTGGTGGACGGCGCGGACCGGTTCCCGGCCAAGGCGACGTGCGCCGTGGCGGGGTACCTGGTGGGCATCGGCGCGTCCGTCGCGCTCGGCCCCGGGCCGACGGCCACGGAGCTGGTTCCGGCGTTGCTGCCCCTGGTCGGGCTGGTCGTGGGCTCCGCCTCCCTGTACGAGACCACTCGCGCCGTGCACCTGGCGGAGGCGACCCTGCGCCGGCTCGACGAGGCCACCAGGACCACCGCGGCGGTGGTGCGCGCCAGTCCGGTCGGGCTGGTCCTGTTGGACGGCGACGGTCGACCGGAGCTGTTCAACGACCGCGCCGCCGACCTGCTCGGCTGGGACGGGACCGGCGCGGTGCCGTGCCCGCACGGGCCGGACATCACCCGCTGCGGTGACGGCTGCCGCGGGAAGGCGGGGGAGCCGGTGGAGGTGCGGCTCGACCGCGCCGACACCGCCGCGAGCCTGACCCTGCACCCCGTGGACCTCGACCCCGGCACGCGGTCGGGCCGCCTGCTCGTCGCGGTCGCGGACTCCACCGCCCGCCAGGTCCGCGAGGACGTGCTGCGCGAGCGGGCCGACCACGACGAGCTGACGGGACTGGTCGGCCGCCGCCGCTTCCTCGAACTGGTCGACCGGGCGCTGGCCGCCGACCAGGGGCCGGTCGGGTTGCTGCTGGTCGACCTGGACAGGTTCAAGGAGGTCAACGACCTCGAAGGCCATCGGGCCGGTGACCGGCGGCTGGTGGCGGCCGCCCGGCGCCTGCGCGCCGCGACCGGGGCGGACGGGGTGGTCGCGCGCCTGGGCGGTGACGAGTTCGCCGTGCTGACCACCGCCCGGGACGACCGCTCACGGCTGGCCGAGCGGCTGCTGACCGCGTTGGCGACCCCCTCGGCGGATCCCGCGGACTCCCACGTGATCCGGGCGAGCATCGGCGTCGCGGTGTCCCACGGGGGCGGCACCACCTCGACCGACCTGCTGCACGACGCCGACATCGCGATGTACGTGGCCAAGCGCGAGGGCGGGGGCCGGGTGCGGCTGTTCGAGCCCGCGATGGGCGAGGAGGTCCTGGTCAAGCAGAAGGACAAGGTCGACCTGCGCGACGCGCTGACCCGCCGGCAGTTGGTCTTGCACTACCAGCCGATCATCGACGCGGCGTCGGGACGCGCCTCGCACGCCGAGGCGCTCGTGCGGTGGGCGCACCCCACCCGCGGTCTGCTCGGCCCCGACAAGTTCATCGGCCTGGCCGAGGAGACGGGGCTCATCGTGCCCCTGGGCGTGCACGTGCTCCGCACGGCCTGCCTGCGGGCCGTGCGGTGGCGGCGGGACGGTCGGCGGTTGGGCGTGGCCGTCAACGTCTCGCCCGGGCAGCTGTCCGGGGAGGTCTTCCCGCGGGAGGTCGCGGAGCTGCTGTCGGCCACCGGCCTGGCACCGGCCGACCTGACCGTGGAGGTCACCGAGGCGGTGTGGGCCGACGAGACCGCCATGCGGGTGCTGATGGCGGTCCGCGAACTGGGGGTGCGCATCGCGCTGGACGACTTCGGCACCGGGTACTCGTCGCTGAGCTACCTGCGCCGCTACCCGTTCGACCTGGTGAAGATCGACAAGTCGTTCACCGCCGGGTTGGGCGGGGACCCGCGCAACGAGGGCGTGGTGCGGTGCATCATCGGGCTCGCCGCCGTGCTCGGGGCCCGCACCGTGGCGGAGGGCGTCGAGACCGAAGCCCAGGCCGACTGGCTGCGCCGCGAGGGCTGCGACTACCTCCAGGGCTACCTGTTCGGCCGACCCGACCTGCTGGAGAACTGGCGCCCGGAACTGCTCGCCGACCCCGTTCCGCTGCCGCACAGCTGA
- a CDS encoding ATP-binding protein: protein MRLLVDARIVGADRAITVVEVRDDGDGIAPEHLPHVFERFYRVDPGRSRDGGGSSGLGLAIVEAIVTAHGGTLDVTSAPRRGTTVRVTSPVDSSPRPVGPLSGSRPVPGDRGPSA from the coding sequence ATGCGGCTGCTCGTCGACGCCCGGATCGTCGGCGCCGACCGGGCCATCACCGTGGTCGAGGTGCGGGACGACGGTGACGGGATCGCGCCGGAGCACCTGCCGCACGTCTTCGAGCGCTTCTACCGCGTCGACCCCGGCCGCAGCCGCGACGGCGGTGGTTCGTCGGGCCTCGGCCTGGCCATCGTCGAGGCGATCGTGACCGCGCACGGCGGCACGCTCGACGTCACCTCGGCGCCCCGGCGGGGCACCACCGTCCGGGTCACTTCCCCCGTCGACAGCTCTCCACGACCGGTCGGTCCGCTCTCCGGGAGCCGACCGGTCCCCGGTGACCGCGGGCCCTCGGCATGA
- a CDS encoding alcohol dehydrogenase catalytic domain-containing protein: MRAATLTAFGSPLAVHDVPDPRTGTGEVLVEVLATCVPPYAAEVFSGERRYPLEPPVVPGVGGIGRVVGVGPDATKLEVGDVVWCDPTVRARDDALTPDITLQGWSSRGEGGAELARYLHDGPFAELMRVPTENVHPLPAGAAADPARWSVLGVHTIPYGGLLAGGLAAGETVLVSGATGNLGSSAVAVALAMGAGHVVAPGRNRAVLDLLADRFGARVSPVELSGDEDTDRATMAAATDSPIDVVLDLLPPRAPSSVARAAAMTVREYGRVVLMGGVGMLGGADLALPYPWIMRNSVTVRGQWMYPRAANVGMIRLIATGALDLAPERITRFDLDQVNDAVAHAAAHGGPFDRTVLMPRARGHRGPVGSRRADRPVVESCRRGK; encoded by the coding sequence ATGCGTGCAGCGACACTCACGGCGTTCGGCTCCCCGCTCGCGGTGCACGACGTACCCGACCCGCGAACCGGCACCGGTGAGGTGCTGGTCGAGGTCCTGGCGACCTGTGTGCCCCCGTACGCGGCCGAGGTGTTCAGCGGTGAACGGCGCTACCCGCTGGAACCACCGGTCGTGCCGGGTGTCGGCGGTATCGGCCGGGTGGTCGGCGTGGGACCGGACGCGACCAAGCTCGAGGTGGGGGACGTGGTGTGGTGCGACCCCACGGTCCGCGCCCGCGACGACGCCCTGACACCGGACATCACGCTGCAGGGGTGGAGCTCCCGCGGCGAGGGCGGCGCCGAGCTGGCCCGATACCTGCACGACGGACCCTTCGCCGAACTCATGCGGGTGCCCACGGAGAACGTGCACCCCCTGCCCGCCGGGGCGGCGGCCGATCCCGCGCGCTGGTCCGTGCTGGGCGTGCACACCATTCCCTACGGGGGGCTGCTGGCAGGCGGACTCGCGGCCGGTGAGACGGTGCTGGTCAGCGGGGCGACCGGCAACCTCGGCAGCAGCGCGGTGGCCGTCGCGCTCGCCATGGGTGCCGGGCACGTGGTGGCCCCGGGCCGCAACCGGGCCGTCCTCGACCTGCTCGCCGACCGGTTCGGCGCACGGGTGAGCCCGGTCGAGCTCAGCGGGGACGAGGACACCGACCGCGCGACCATGGCGGCGGCCACCGACAGCCCGATCGACGTGGTGCTCGACCTCCTGCCGCCCCGGGCGCCCAGCTCGGTGGCACGTGCGGCGGCCATGACCGTGCGCGAGTACGGGCGGGTCGTGCTGATGGGTGGCGTCGGCATGCTCGGCGGTGCGGATCTCGCCCTGCCCTACCCCTGGATCATGCGCAACTCGGTGACCGTCCGAGGCCAGTGGATGTACCCGCGGGCGGCGAACGTCGGCATGATCCGCCTCATCGCGACGGGCGCCCTGGACCTCGCCCCCGAACGCATCACCCGGTTCGACCTCGACCAGGTCAACGACGCCGTCGCCCACGCGGCCGCGCACGGCGGCCCCTTCGACCGCACCGTCCTCATGCCGAGGGCCCGCGGTCACCGGGGACCGGTCGGCTCCCGGAGAGCGGACCGACCGGTCGTGGAGAGCTGTCGACGGGGGAAGTGA
- a CDS encoding LysR family transcriptional regulator — protein MDVSSASLRVLCRIAEAGSFTAAAAQLGYTQSAVSRQAIALERSVGATLFERQTDGVRLTERGLTLLRHARTILESVDAAERDLTGEAPRAELVRLGLVLSAGPVILPAALARLASTAPRVRVTTREGTTPGMTRALRTGSIDVAVLTSRPPHRPPDGESPRLHITAVQDTELLVAASAAGTFAGRTSVHVDELVDAPWIAGPSSSAEPLLGIWPGLPGRARIVHSARDWLTKLHLVAGGFGVTTIPEGLSPVVPPGVISLRVQGAPPEIRRVLVARLPGTATPAVTAVTRAITSAVQP, from the coding sequence ATGGACGTGTCGAGCGCGAGCCTCCGGGTGCTGTGCCGGATCGCCGAGGCGGGCAGCTTCACCGCCGCCGCCGCGCAGCTGGGCTACACGCAGTCCGCGGTCTCGCGCCAGGCGATCGCCCTCGAACGCAGCGTCGGGGCCACCCTGTTCGAGCGGCAGACCGACGGGGTGCGGCTCACCGAGCGCGGATTGACGCTGCTGCGCCACGCCCGGACGATCCTGGAGTCGGTCGACGCGGCCGAGCGCGACCTGACCGGCGAGGCCCCTCGTGCGGAGCTGGTGCGACTCGGGCTGGTCCTCAGCGCCGGACCGGTGATCCTGCCCGCCGCGCTCGCCCGACTCGCCAGCACCGCGCCACGGGTCCGGGTCACCACCCGCGAAGGCACCACGCCCGGCATGACCCGGGCGTTGCGCACCGGTTCGATCGACGTCGCCGTGCTCACCTCCCGCCCACCGCACCGGCCACCGGACGGCGAGTCGCCACGGCTGCACATCACGGCCGTCCAGGACACCGAGCTCCTCGTGGCGGCGTCGGCTGCCGGCACGTTCGCGGGCCGCACGTCCGTGCACGTCGACGAACTGGTCGACGCACCCTGGATCGCCGGCCCCTCGTCGAGCGCGGAGCCACTGCTCGGTATCTGGCCGGGCCTGCCGGGACGAGCGCGCATCGTCCACAGCGCACGGGACTGGCTGACGAAACTGCACCTGGTCGCCGGTGGTTTCGGCGTCACCACGATCCCGGAGGGCTTGTCGCCGGTCGTCCCGCCCGGGGTGATCTCCCTGCGGGTCCAGGGCGCGCCACCCGAGATCCGCAGGGTTCTCGTGGCCCGGCTCCCCGGCACCGCCACCCCGGCGGTCACAGCGGTCACCCGGGCGATCACCTCGGCCGTCCAACCGTGA